In Helianthus annuus cultivar XRQ/B chromosome 8, HanXRQr2.0-SUNRISE, whole genome shotgun sequence, a single genomic region encodes these proteins:
- the LOC110870088 gene encoding uncharacterized protein LOC110870088: MSTGPSLGSRHPPLSRQEKRERRLAAIIAKQVAKAVTDVYENVSKSSEELLPRLLSASSSSRSPAVEVLPFHCEDGQSIVYNDHDNLCDIVTDPTVKITMFTQWMNCNKVDEFARTLRYVQFPGYYIWNAKNRKWNRRKHPYGSIGRIHYVPPSLGDCYYLRILLNHIKGPTCFEDIKTVDGQVFQTFKDACFARGLLDDDKEYVNAVKEASTWSTGDFLRTFFVMLLLSNSISRPGVFWSETKSLLCEDILYQQRKITGIADLDLQQEELENICLSEIEKLLLINGSTVKIFDDMPSVLDNYVSSSNNRLMMKELSYDRLALQREHDGYVKCLIAKQKRIYKIVMEAIEKGDGSVFFVYGYGGTGKTFLWKTFSAALRSKGVVVLNVASSGIASLLLDGGRTAHSRFVIPININENSICSIEPNTELGDLVKRATLIIWDEAPMTHKHCFEALDRAMRDTSRSSQPNMHSKPFGGKVILFGDDFRQILPVIPKGTRIMIVNASLNSFYIWRHYQVLKLTENIRLRVGCQEADLKEIKEFGEWILELSDGLLGEENDGEIDIEIPHDLLIHDQVNPISSLISFIYPDMNKFLWDLTYFQQRAILAPPNEVVDSINKELLESLPGEEKVYFSSDSLCQSEEESEFNMALFPPDVLNNLRLSGLPNHKLVLKLGAPVMLLRNIDQANGLCNGTRLQVTKLGKVVIEAKIITGTNIGHHTLFQD, encoded by the exons atgtcaactggACCGTCATTAGGATCCCGTCACCCACCACtttctcgccaagaaaagagagaaagacgccttgctgctatcatcgctaAACAAGTAGCAAAGGCTGTGACTGATGTCTacgagaacgtcagcaaatcatctgaggagttaCTACCAAGattgctttcagcttcaagcagttcaag aTCTCCAGCTGTTGAAGTATTACCTTTTCATTGTGAAGATGGTCAGAGTATTGTGTATAACGATCATGATAATTTGTGTGATATTGTTACTGATCCAACTGTGAAAATTACAATGTTCACACAGTGGATGAATTGTAATAAAGTCGATGAATTTGCCAGGACATTGAGGTATGTTCAGTTTCCAGGATATTATATATGGAATGCTAAAAATCGCAAATGGAATCGAAGAAAGCATCCGTATGGATCAATTGGGAGGATACATTATGTCCCACCATCACTTGGTGATTGTTATTACCTAAGGATTTTACTGAATCATATTAAGGGACCAACCTGTTTTGAAGATATAAAAACAGTTGATGGGCAggtttttcaaacatttaaaGATGCATGTTTTGCACGGGGACTATTAGATGATGATAAAGAATATGTTAATGCTGTCAAAGAAGCTAGCACATGGTCAACCGGAGATTTCTTGAGGACTTTTTTTGTAATGTTGTTGCTGTCAAATTCGATATCTCGTCCTGGTGTTTTTTGGTCAGAAACGAAGTCCCTGTTATGTGAAGACATTCTGTATCAGCAACGAAAGATAACTGGTATTGCAG ATTTGGATCTTCAACAAGAAGAACTTGAAAATATCTGTCTATCTGAAATTGAAAAGTTGCTACTTATCAATGGAAGTACAGTGAAAATTTTTGATGATATGCCAAGTGTTCTGGATAATTATGTTTCATCGTCGAACAATCGATTGATGATGAAAGAATTATCGTATGACAGACTAGCTCTTCAAAGGGAACATGATGGTTATGTAAAGTGTTTAATTGCCAAACAGAAAAGGATATATAAAATTGTTATGGAAGCGATTGAAAAAGGTGATGGAAGTGTGTTTTTTGTATATGGTTATGGTGGAACTGGAAAGACGTTTCTTTGGAAGACATTCTCAGCTGCATTACGATCAAAAGGTGTAGTTGTATTGAATGTTGCATCCAGTGGAATTGCTTCACTTTTGCTGGATGGTGGTAGAACTGCTCATTCAAGGTTTGTAATTCCAATCAACATTAATGAGAATTCAATATGTTCGATAGAGCCTAATACTGAGTTAGGTGATTTAGTTAAAAGAGCAACATTGATTATTTGGGATGAAGCACCTATGACTCACAAGCATTGTTTCGAGGCTCTTGATAGAGCAATGAGAGACACATCACGTTCCAGTCAACCGAACATGCACTCCAAGCCGTTTGGGGGAAAGGTCATTCTATTTGGTGATGATTTTAGACAAATTCTTCCGGTCATCCCTAAAGGTACCAGAATAATGATAGTCAATGCTTCTTTGAATTCTTTTTATATATGGCGGCACTATCAAGTACTAAAGCTAACTGAGAATATTAGATTAAGAGTTGGTTGTCAGGAAGCAGATTTGAAAGAAATAAAGGAATTTGGAGAATGGATTTTAGAGCTTAGTGATGGTCTGCTTGGTGAAGAAAATGATGGTGAGATTGATATTGAAATACCACATGATTTACTTATTCATGATCAAGTCAATCCTATTTCTTCTCTCATTTCATTTATATATCCGGACATGAATAAGTTTTTGTGGGATTTAACGTATTTCCAGCAAAGAGCGATTCTTGCTCCACCTAATGAAGTAGTGGATTCAATAAATAAAGAGTTGTTAGAGAGTCTGCCCGGTGAAGAAAAGGTTTATTTTAGTTCAGATAGTTTATGCCAATCGGAGGAAGAATCAGAGTTTAATATGGCATTGTTTCCTCCTGATGTGTTAAACAATCTTCGTTTATCTGGTTTACCTAACCATAAATTAGTACTGAAACTTGGTGCTCCAGTGATGTTACTCAGAAACATTGATCAGGCAAATGGATTGTGTAATGGTACACGTTTACAAGTCACGAAGCTCGGAAAAGTTGTGATTGAAGCAAAAATTATCACAGGGACTAATATAGGTCATCATACTTTATTTCAAGACTGA